The Trichocoleus desertorum ATA4-8-CV12 genome includes a window with the following:
- a CDS encoding DUF4079 domain-containing protein codes for MSALSEFLELIAAWFRSLGIPEPVVYWGHPAMMGIVVVAMGSAVGITGWRSRLAPDATIAGQNRNAHPKIAGWMYLFMALGFTGGVLSLVMQQQPIFESPHFWTGLLLLSLLGFNGLIALTGFGGSKSLRTVHAFLGSIALVLMLVHALLGLNLGLSI; via the coding sequence ATGTCGGCTTTGAGTGAATTCCTAGAACTAATTGCCGCTTGGTTTCGTAGTCTGGGTATTCCTGAACCTGTTGTGTATTGGGGACATCCAGCCATGATGGGTATTGTTGTTGTGGCAATGGGCAGCGCAGTGGGCATCACTGGATGGCGAAGCCGATTAGCGCCTGATGCTACGATTGCAGGTCAAAATCGGAATGCCCATCCTAAGATTGCTGGTTGGATGTATTTGTTCATGGCTCTAGGGTTTACAGGGGGTGTTTTATCGCTGGTGATGCAGCAGCAACCCATTTTTGAGAGTCCTCATTTTTGGACGGGGCTATTACTGTTGAGCTTGCTGGGTTTTAATGGTCTGATTGCTTTAACAGGTTTTGGTGGCAGCAAGTCATTGCGTACCGTCCATGCTTTTTTGGGTAGCATAGCTTTAGTGTTGATGCTGGTTCATGCATTGCTGGGCTTGAATCTAGGGTTGTCGATTTAA
- the glyQ gene encoding glycine--tRNA ligase subunit alpha — MNFQSVIATLHQFWGDRGCLIVQPYDTEKGAGTKSPHTFLRAVGPEPWAVAYVEPCRRPGDGRYGENPNRVQHYYQYQVLIKPSPDGIQEIYLDSLRALGIYPEEHDIRFVEDNWEDAAVGAWGVGWEVWLDGMEVTQFTYFQQCGGIDCHPVSVEITYGLERLTMYLQGVNSIFDIRWNDQLTYGDVHLQWEVENSTYNFEASNPELLFSLFGLYAEEAERLMQQELVLPAFDYVLKCSHTFNLLDARGVISVTERTRYILKIRNLARQVAQLYLRQREAMGFPLLESQEAEVA; from the coding sequence GTGAATTTTCAGTCAGTTATTGCTACGCTGCACCAGTTTTGGGGCGATCGCGGTTGTCTTATTGTTCAGCCCTACGATACGGAAAAGGGAGCGGGTACCAAGAGTCCACATACCTTCTTGCGGGCTGTCGGGCCAGAGCCTTGGGCAGTTGCTTACGTTGAGCCTTGCCGTCGGCCTGGTGATGGGCGATATGGAGAAAATCCCAATCGAGTCCAGCACTATTATCAGTACCAAGTGTTGATTAAGCCTTCCCCGGATGGCATTCAGGAGATTTATCTGGACTCTTTAAGGGCACTAGGCATTTATCCAGAAGAGCATGATATTCGTTTTGTGGAAGATAACTGGGAAGATGCGGCAGTAGGAGCTTGGGGAGTTGGCTGGGAAGTCTGGCTAGATGGTATGGAAGTGACTCAGTTCACTTACTTTCAGCAGTGTGGTGGCATTGATTGCCATCCTGTTTCGGTTGAAATCACTTATGGCTTAGAACGGTTGACGATGTACCTGCAAGGGGTGAATTCAATTTTTGATATTCGCTGGAATGATCAGTTGACTTACGGGGATGTACACCTCCAATGGGAAGTTGAGAACTCGACGTACAATTTTGAAGCATCAAACCCAGAACTGCTGTTTTCGCTGTTTGGACTCTACGCTGAGGAAGCGGAGCGGCTGATGCAGCAGGAATTGGTTTTGCCAGCATTTGACTATGTGTTGAAGTGCTCTCACACATTCAACTTGTTGGATGCTAGAGGAGTGATTTCTGTCACTGAGCGAACCCGGTACATCCTGAAGATTCGTAATTTGGCACGGCAGGTAGCTCAGCTTTATTTGAGGCAGCGAGAGGCTATGGGCTTTCCACTGCTGGAATCGCAAGAGGCTGAAGTGGCTTGA